A DNA window from Gillisia sp. Hel1_33_143 contains the following coding sequences:
- a CDS encoding mechanosensitive ion channel family protein — MFEKFDFNKSIRGIWDKLAEWLDSIILNFPNFILASLVFLFFVMVAKYAAKLFDGILRKKGSQDSIRQITAKVVKVIVILIGFFIALGLLNLDKILTSILAGAGVVGLAIGLALQGTLNNTFSGVILSFLPEIQIGDWVETNGFKGEIMEINLRSIIIKEPDNNYVMIPNSKIIDEPFKNYTRTNRSRVMLDCGVSYSSDLEFVQNLTKETLEDIFPQRGNEEIEFMYQGFGDSSINFVARFWTDVTNSKDILVAKNKAIIAVKKAFDKNNINIPFPIRTIDFSNQLSVNKPNIEP; from the coding sequence ATGTTTGAAAAATTTGATTTCAATAAATCAATTAGGGGAATTTGGGATAAGTTAGCCGAGTGGCTAGATTCAATTATTCTAAATTTCCCTAATTTTATTTTAGCCTCCTTAGTTTTCTTATTCTTCGTGATGGTTGCAAAGTATGCTGCAAAATTATTTGATGGCATACTTAGAAAAAAAGGGTCTCAAGATTCTATAAGACAGATCACAGCCAAAGTAGTGAAAGTTATAGTGATCTTAATAGGGTTTTTCATTGCGTTAGGATTATTAAACCTAGATAAGATCTTAACATCTATACTCGCTGGTGCGGGTGTAGTAGGTTTAGCAATAGGTCTAGCTCTACAAGGTACTCTTAACAATACATTTTCTGGTGTAATTTTAAGTTTCTTACCTGAAATACAAATTGGAGATTGGGTGGAAACCAATGGTTTTAAAGGTGAGATCATGGAGATCAACCTTAGAAGCATTATTATTAAAGAGCCGGATAATAATTATGTAATGATCCCTAATTCTAAGATCATAGATGAACCTTTTAAGAATTACACAAGAACTAATAGATCTAGGGTAATGTTAGATTGTGGCGTTTCTTACAGTAGCGATCTAGAATTTGTTCAAAATCTTACTAAAGAAACATTAGAAGATATTTTTCCACAACGAGGTAATGAGGAAATTGAATTTATGTATCAGGGATTTGGAGACAGTTCTATCAACTTTGTAGCCAGATTTTGGACAGATGTAACGAATAGTAAAGATATCTTAGTTGCAAAGAACAAAGCTATTATCGCAGTTAAGAAAGCCTTTGATAAGAATAATATCAATATCCCATTCCCTATAAGAACTATAGATTTTAGTAACCAGTTATCGGTTAATAAGCCCAACATAGAGCCTTAA
- a CDS encoding Dps family protein — MSYLGLDKKKTSNTVKELNILLADYHLYYQKLRNFHWNVIGKNFFDLHEKFEELYDDAKLKVDEIAERILTLRFQPTSNLSDYLKASSIKESESDISDSNMIKILLEDHGTLLKQMRKVTEIAEKGGDEGTIDLIGAYIRELEKTSWMLDAWKMKTTENHKPV; from the coding sequence ATGAGTTATTTAGGACTTGACAAGAAAAAAACATCCAATACAGTAAAGGAATTAAATATTCTTTTAGCAGATTATCATTTGTATTATCAAAAATTAAGAAATTTTCACTGGAATGTAATCGGTAAAAATTTCTTTGATCTTCATGAAAAATTTGAAGAGCTTTATGATGATGCAAAATTGAAGGTTGATGAAATTGCAGAGAGAATTCTTACCCTAAGATTCCAACCAACAAGCAATTTAAGTGATTACTTAAAAGCATCTAGTATTAAAGAATCTGAATCTGACATTTCTGATTCAAATATGATCAAAATACTTTTAGAAGATCACGGAACCTTACTTAAGCAAATGAGAAAAGTTACAGAAATAGCTGAAAAAGGCGGAGACGAGGGAACCATAGATCTTATTGGTGCTTATATTAGAGAACTTGAGAAAACAAGCTGGATGTTAGATGCATGGAAAATGAAAACAACAGAAAACCATAAACCAGTATAA
- a CDS encoding phosphoribosylpyrophosphate synthetase — MKDYGTLSQAMNILKLEEGYEHDFNLLDEKIELKSQKESYATNEFDVDKVLRFEGMSNPDDNSILYAITTHNGNKGLLVDGYGISGGQISKEMMDKLDLKENRPTE, encoded by the coding sequence ATGAAAGATTACGGAACATTATCTCAGGCAATGAATATATTGAAACTTGAGGAGGGATATGAACATGATTTTAATTTACTAGATGAAAAGATTGAGCTAAAATCTCAGAAAGAATCTTATGCTACTAATGAATTTGATGTAGATAAGGTATTAAGATTTGAAGGTATGAGTAACCCAGATGATAACTCTATATTATATGCAATTACCACACACAACGGTAATAAAGGTTTACTTGTAGACGGTTACGGAATTTCCGGAGGGCAGATATCTAAAGAAATGATGGATAAGCTAGATTTGAAGGAAAACAGACCGACAGAATAG
- a CDS encoding glycosyltransferase family 10 domain-containing protein, whose product MPTLKLWFTDFDLNFKVDDNYIYHLLAKVYTIELNSENPDYLIYSCYGHNFLNYSCIRIYYTAENLIPDFNLCDYAIGFSNLEFEDRYLRFPYFATFENQFNDLLLVKNYDYSIIKEKPFFCNFIFANSNADPTRDTFFHLLSKYKMVSSPGKHLNNIKMDVGERFSRDWMYSKINFQSKCKFSIAFENTSAPGYTTEKILHAFNSNTIPIYWGNPEVSQDFNAASFINCHDYENFEDIISVIKSIDNDDTKYLEMLNTPSFRNNIVPNHLENTKLLNFFETIFSKDKLKKRSQFGAQLKYELSLKAQMQLKDKFSKYSKILKFLK is encoded by the coding sequence TTTGACCTAAATTTTAAAGTGGATGATAATTATATTTATCATCTTTTAGCAAAAGTTTATACCATTGAGCTAAATTCAGAAAATCCAGATTATTTAATTTACTCATGTTACGGTCATAACTTTCTTAATTATAGCTGTATAAGAATATATTATACTGCCGAAAATTTGATTCCAGACTTTAATCTGTGCGATTATGCCATAGGCTTTTCTAATTTGGAATTTGAAGACAGATACTTAAGGTTTCCATATTTCGCCACATTTGAAAATCAGTTTAATGATCTTCTTTTAGTCAAGAATTATGATTATTCCATCATTAAAGAGAAACCATTTTTTTGCAATTTTATTTTCGCGAATTCTAATGCCGATCCTACTAGAGATACCTTTTTCCATTTACTAAGCAAATATAAAATGGTTTCATCGCCGGGGAAACACCTAAATAATATAAAGATGGATGTTGGAGAAAGATTTTCAAGGGATTGGATGTATTCAAAGATAAACTTTCAATCTAAGTGTAAGTTTTCAATAGCTTTTGAAAACACATCTGCACCAGGATATACCACAGAAAAGATACTTCACGCTTTCAATTCCAATACAATACCTATTTATTGGGGAAATCCGGAGGTATCTCAAGATTTCAATGCTGCTTCCTTCATAAATTGTCACGATTATGAAAATTTTGAAGATATTATTAGTGTAATCAAATCAATTGACAATGATGACACAAAATACCTGGAAATGCTCAATACTCCCTCATTTAGAAACAATATCGTTCCTAATCATTTAGAAAATACTAAACTTTTAAATTTCTTCGAAACTATTTTTAGTAAAGATAAACTGAAAAAAAGATCTCAGTTTGGCGCTCAATTAAAATACGAATTAAGCCTCAAAGCACAAATGCAACTAAAAGATAAATTTTCAAAGTATTCAAAAATTTTAAAATTTTTGAAATAA